Proteins from one Malania oleifera isolate guangnan ecotype guangnan chromosome 4, ASM2987363v1, whole genome shotgun sequence genomic window:
- the LOC131153763 gene encoding uncharacterized protein LOC131153763 yields the protein MAKHAQDDFDIDVNKVMIEEVISSSDDSQMNFGSKYGTSSTMPSGGDDDNDDDDAGGDGSNPNGSSGQGGDGGDYGGNEGWHDYRPEVEYACPSQLEDEGPQRETRPVDRQYSRRKGKGKMHQIEEDTFSLRTESMSIGTEHNSNSYGGYESTQNSSSQSIYDQPFSYANEQTQQYGNWQPHVYGYGQTCQEYGYEYDQYANAKQSYGHTQQVEPARRNPSTRRSFGRVETAMN from the coding sequence ATGGCCAAGCATGCACAAGATGACTTTGACATTGATGTTAATAAGGTAATGATAGAAGAAGTAAtatctagtagtgatgattcTCAAATGAATTTTGGATCTAAATATGGAACTTCATCCACTATGCCttctggtggtgatgatgataatgacgacGATGATGCTGGTGGTGACGGATCTAACCCCAACGGTAGTAGTGGGcaaggtggtgatggtggggactatggaggaaatgaagGATGGCACGATTATAGACCAGAAGTGGAATATGCATGTCCTTCCCAACTAGAAGATGAGGGTCCACAAAGAGAAACACGTCCAGTTGATAGGCAGTACAGTCgtagaaaaggaaaagggaagatgCATCAAATAGAAGAGGATACCTTTTCCCTTAGAACGGAatctatgagtataggaacagaGCACAACTCTAATAGTTACGGTGGTTATGAATCTACACAAAACAGCTCCTCACAATCTATATATGACCAACCATTTTCTTATGCAAATGAGCAGacacaacaatatggaaattggcaaCCACATGTTTATGGGTATGGACAAACATGTCAAGAATATGGGTATGAGTATGACCAGTATGCAAATGCAAAACAATCATATGGACATACACAACAAGTAGAACCTGCAAGAAGAAATCCTAGCACACGAAGATCTTTTGGACGAGTAGAAACTGCCATGAACTAA